The Castor canadensis chromosome 8, mCasCan1.hap1v2, whole genome shotgun sequence genome contains a region encoding:
- the Lrrc10 gene encoding leucine-rich repeat-containing protein 10, translating to MGNTIKALVAFIPTNRCQNYVIGDLREMPLDKMVDLSGSQLRRFPMRVCSFRELVKLYLSDNHLNSLPPELGQLQNLQILALDFNNFKVLPQVVCTLRQLCILYLGNNKLCDLPNELSLLQNLRTLWIEDNCLTHLPDVVCKLSLLKTLHAGSNALRLLPGQLQQLRELRTIWLSGNLLTDFPTVLLHMPFLEVIDVDQNSIRYFPSLAHLSSLKLVIYDHNPCRNAPKVSKGVRRVGRWAEETPEPDPRKARRYALANEESQEPQTPASLPPLLPMSS from the coding sequence ATGGGAAACACCATCAAGGCCCTTGTGGCCTTCATTCCTACTAACCGCTGCCAGAACTATGTGATTGGAGATCTCCGAGAGATGCCACTGGACAAGATGGTAGACCTGAGTGGAAGCCAATTGCGCCGCTTCCCAATGCGTGTGTGCTCCTTCAGGGAGCTGGTCAAGCTCTACCTGAGTGACAACCACCTCAACAGCCTGCCTCCAGAGCTGGGTCAGTTGCAGAACCTGCAGATCCTGGCCTTGGATTTCAACAACTTCAAGGTTCTGCCCCAGGTGGTGTGCACCTTGAGACAGCTCTGCATCCTCTACCTGGGTAACAACAAACTTTGTGACCTTCCCAACGAGCTGAGCCTGCTCCAGAACCTCCGGACCCTATGGATAGAGGACAATTGCCTCACCCATCTGCCAGATGTGGTGTGTAAGCTGAGTCTCCTTAAGACCCTGCATGCAGGTTCCAATGCCCTGCGTCTGCTGCCAGGCCAGCTCCAGCAACTGCGTGAGCTGAGAACCATCTGGCTGTCAGGCAATCTGCTGACAGACTTCCCCACTGTGCTGCTCCACATGCCCTTCCTGGAGGTAATCGATGTGGACCAGAACAGCATCCGCTACTTTCCCAGCCTGGCCCACCTGTCAAGTCTGAAGCTGGTCATCTATGACCACAATCCTTGCAGAAATGCACCAAAGGTGAGCAAAGGTGTGCGCCGTGTGGGAAGATGGGCAGAGGAGACACCAGAGCCTGACCCCAGGAAAGCCAGGCGCTATGCACTGGCTAACGAAGAAAGCCAGGAGCCACAGACACCTGCCTCACTGCCTCCTCTCCTTCCTAtgagctcctga